The Bacteroidota bacterium genome window below encodes:
- a CDS encoding acyl-CoA reductase: protein MNDIKNVSKQLGLVLKSKVDQYTADPLAFTDLKEVMIRAFQSNGWFTEKNILLALTQWADALTENNIERWLEPYQSISFQSPKRIGVINAGNIPFVGLHDLISVLISGHIYHGKNSSNDKYLLPWIAKLLIEIEPELKTRIHFVEKLNEIDAVIATGSDNSSRYFDYYFGKYPHIIRKNRNGIAILTGDETTDELSLLGKDIFQYFGLGCRNVSKMYVPKDYNFNKFFESIYNENEVMNHTKYMNNFDYNNSVLLLKLVPFLQNGFLIIREEEVIPSPISIVHYEKYENESLLFEKLIPLKDQLQCIVSKTQLPPSLKNLQVGFGKTQEPALWDYADGVDTLDFLQKIITLSALRSQ, encoded by the coding sequence ATGAATGATATTAAGAACGTTTCTAAACAACTAGGACTTGTATTAAAGTCGAAAGTTGATCAATATACTGCTGATCCGCTTGCTTTTACTGACCTCAAAGAGGTGATGATCAGAGCGTTTCAATCGAATGGGTGGTTTACGGAGAAGAATATTCTGCTCGCTTTGACACAATGGGCAGATGCACTCACTGAAAACAACATTGAACGCTGGCTTGAACCATATCAGAGTATTTCTTTTCAATCTCCTAAAAGGATAGGGGTTATCAATGCCGGAAATATTCCTTTTGTCGGATTACATGATCTCATCTCTGTATTAATCAGCGGTCATATCTATCACGGAAAAAATTCTTCCAATGATAAATATCTTTTACCATGGATTGCAAAACTGTTGATCGAGATCGAACCGGAATTGAAAACCCGGATTCATTTCGTTGAGAAATTAAATGAAATCGATGCAGTCATTGCAACCGGGAGCGATAATTCTTCGCGCTACTTCGATTATTATTTCGGAAAATATCCGCACATCATTCGCAAAAATAGAAATGGAATTGCAATTCTCACCGGTGATGAAACAACCGATGAGTTATCACTTTTAGGAAAAGACATTTTTCAATACTTCGGATTAGGTTGCAGAAATGTTTCCAAAATGTATGTTCCGAAAGATTACAACTTCAATAAATTTTTCGAATCGATCTACAATGAAAATGAAGTAATGAATCATACGAAGTATATGAACAACTTCGATTACAATAATTCAGTGCTGCTCTTAAAATTAGTTCCGTTTTTGCAGAATGGTTTTCTGATCATAAGGGAAGAGGAAGTTATTCCGTCGCCGATCTCCATTGTACATTATGAAAAATATGAAAACGAAAGCTTGTTGTTTGAAAAATTAATTCCTCTTAAGGATCAGTTGCAATGTATTGTTTCTAAAACTCAGTTGCCTCCTTCATTGAAAAATCTTCAGGTAGGTTTTGGAAAAACGCAGGAACCGGCTCTTTGGGATTATGCGGATGGGGTGGATACGCTTGATTTCTTACAAAAAATTATAACACTGAGTGCACTAAGATCACAATAA
- a CDS encoding YggS family pyridoxal phosphate-dependent enzyme: protein MINLLNYQRILSELKPFNAQLVAVSKTKPVEAIKELQSHGQHVFGENYVQELLEKAMKVDGVEWHFIGHLQTNKVKNILPVTKLIHGVDSLKLLVEINKQAQKQNIMAHCLLQIYIATEDTKFGLSFEEADEFFNGSLLPDLKNITIKGFMGMASNTEDNDLIRTEFKTLRQFYDKHKSHGLDTLSMGMTSDYMIALNEGSTMIRIGSAIFGSRS, encoded by the coding sequence ATGATCAATCTCCTTAACTACCAGAGGATCCTTTCTGAACTCAAGCCCTTTAACGCACAGCTGGTTGCAGTTAGCAAGACAAAACCTGTTGAAGCAATTAAAGAACTTCAGAGTCATGGACAACATGTTTTCGGGGAGAATTACGTGCAGGAATTGCTGGAAAAGGCAATGAAAGTTGATGGCGTAGAATGGCATTTCATAGGACACTTACAAACTAATAAAGTTAAGAACATACTACCTGTCACAAAGCTGATCCATGGAGTTGATAGTCTGAAATTACTGGTCGAGATCAATAAACAAGCACAAAAGCAGAATATCATGGCGCATTGTTTATTGCAAATTTACATTGCCACCGAAGACACCAAGTTCGGATTGAGTTTCGAGGAAGCAGATGAGTTTTTCAACGGATCATTATTACCGGATCTGAAAAATATTACCATCAAAGGTTTTATGGGTATGGCTTCAAACACGGAAGACAATGATCTTATCAGAACTGAATTTAAAACACTTCGACAGTTTTACGACAAACATAAGTCGCATGGATTAGATACACTTTCCATGGGAATGACAAGCGATTACATGATCGCTTTGAATGAAGGAAGCACAATGATCCGCATTGGATCGGCAATATTTGGCTCAAGAAGTTAA
- a CDS encoding glutathione peroxidase yields the protein MSISKKVKSIKYAIKNFLFAFRKYSGNKSNLKSIYDRTFVDDEGKTVNLSEFKGKKLLIVNTASACGYTYQYTDLEKLSVENKDKLNLVAFPCNDFGKQEQGSNEEIQSFCKVNFGVTFKVFKKTKVKRSDKNQIFHWLTNSELNGWNDQVPMWNFWKFLIDEEGRLVAVFPSRYSPIGGELLKMLECD from the coding sequence ATGTCAATAAGTAAAAAAGTTAAGTCGATTAAATATGCTATCAAAAATTTCCTGTTTGCATTCAGGAAATATTCAGGTAATAAAAGTAACCTGAAGTCAATCTATGACCGGACTTTTGTTGATGATGAAGGGAAGACTGTTAACCTTTCAGAGTTCAAAGGTAAAAAACTACTGATCGTGAATACAGCCTCTGCTTGTGGTTACACATATCAGTATACTGATCTTGAAAAATTGTCGGTTGAAAATAAAGACAAACTGAATTTGGTAGCTTTTCCGTGCAACGATTTTGGTAAACAGGAGCAGGGTAGTAATGAAGAGATCCAGAGTTTCTGTAAAGTAAATTTTGGTGTAACTTTTAAAGTCTTTAAGAAAACAAAAGTTAAACGTTCAGATAAAAATCAGATTTTTCACTGGCTCACCAATTCCGAACTCAACGGTTGGAACGATCAGGTTCCAATGTGGAATTTCTGGAAGTTTTTGATCGATGAAGAGGGACGGTTGGTTGCTGTCTTTCCTTCGAGATATTCGCCGATTGGTGGTGAGTTGTTGAAAATGTTGGAATGTGATTAA
- a CDS encoding DUF1015 domain-containing protein, which yields MAILKPFKGIRPTKENVLKVASKPYDVLDEKEARKEAEGNPISFYHVIKPEIDFPDEHDHYTPEIYEKGISNFNKMVKDGVFFTDDKEYYYIYAQTMNGRRQYGIVGAASIDDYFNNVIKKHELTRPDKEEDRKNHVRYSKLNYEPVFFAYPNLPALDEIVNEVIKSEPEYDFTTEDKISHTFWIVKGGKQIADITKHFASLPATYVADGHHRTAAAALVGKEMKEKNPNHTGKENYNYFLAVHFPDNQLAIMDYNRVVKDLNGNSKEEFLEKLKSGFEVEEKGTSEFRPIHLHEFGMFLEGKWYCLKAKDNTYDNNDPIGVLDVTILSKQVLEPILNIKDLRTDKRIEFVGGLRGLGELEKRVNSGNMKVAFALYPVTMKQLIDIADAGLTMPPKVTWFEPKLRSGLVLHSLG from the coding sequence ATGGCAATTCTAAAACCTTTCAAAGGCATTCGTCCGACGAAAGAAAATGTATTGAAAGTAGCAAGTAAACCATACGATGTATTGGATGAAAAAGAAGCGCGTAAAGAAGCTGAAGGTAATCCTATCTCCTTTTATCATGTCATAAAACCTGAAATCGATTTTCCTGATGAGCACGATCATTACACTCCCGAAATTTACGAGAAAGGTATTTCGAATTTCAATAAAATGGTGAAAGATGGTGTGTTCTTTACGGATGATAAAGAATATTACTACATCTATGCACAAACTATGAATGGCCGTCGGCAATATGGAATTGTTGGTGCTGCATCAATTGATGATTACTTCAACAATGTTATAAAAAAACACGAACTAACTCGCCCTGATAAAGAAGAAGACAGAAAGAATCATGTTCGTTACAGCAAATTGAATTACGAACCGGTTTTCTTTGCATACCCGAATTTACCTGCACTTGATGAGATCGTCAATGAAGTGATCAAGTCAGAACCCGAATATGATTTTACAACGGAAGACAAGATCAGTCACACCTTCTGGATCGTGAAAGGCGGTAAGCAGATTGCAGACATTACAAAACATTTCGCTTCACTTCCGGCAACTTATGTAGCAGACGGCCATCACAGAACCGCAGCAGCAGCATTGGTCGGAAAAGAAATGAAGGAAAAAAATCCGAATCATACCGGTAAAGAAAATTACAATTATTTTCTTGCAGTACATTTTCCGGACAATCAACTTGCCATTATGGATTACAACCGGGTTGTAAAAGATCTGAATGGAAATTCCAAAGAAGAGTTTCTGGAAAAATTGAAATCAGGTTTTGAGGTGGAAGAAAAAGGAACAAGCGAATTCCGTCCCATACACTTGCATGAATTCGGAATGTTTCTGGAAGGAAAATGGTATTGCCTGAAAGCAAAAGACAATACTTACGATAACAACGATCCGATCGGAGTACTTGATGTAACAATTCTTTCCAAACAAGTACTTGAACCGATTTTAAATATTAAAGATCTGCGAACAGATAAGCGAATAGAATTTGTCGGCGGACTAAGAGGATTGGGTGAACTTGAAAAGCGTGTGAACAGTGGCAATATGAAAGTTGCATTCGCACTTTATCCGGTTACAATGAAACAACTGATCGACATAGCAGACGCAGGATTAACAATGCCGCCGAAGGTGACTTGGTTTGAGCCGAAGTTACGGAGCGGGTTGGTTTTGCATTCGCTTGGTTAA
- a CDS encoding 4Fe-4S dicluster domain-containing protein, with translation MAIMITEECINCGACEPECPNNAIYEGGAEWRASDGTSVKGTFKRIDGSDIDASAPQAPVAMDVYYIVPDKCTECVGFHDEPQCASVCPVDCCVDDPNYREPKEVLLGKKEAMHS, from the coding sequence ATGGCAATTATGATTACCGAAGAATGCATCAACTGTGGTGCATGCGAACCGGAATGTCCCAATAATGCAATTTATGAAGGCGGTGCTGAATGGCGCGCGTCAGATGGAACATCAGTAAAAGGAACTTTCAAGCGAATCGATGGCTCTGATATCGATGCAAGCGCACCTCAGGCTCCTGTTGCAATGGATGTTTATTATATCGTCCCTGATAAATGTACAGAGTGTGTAGGTTTCCACGATGAACCACAATGCGCTTCCGTTTGTCCGGTTGATTGTTGTGTAGACGATCCTAATTACCGCGAACCAAAAGAAGTATTGCTTGGCAAAAAAGAAGCAATGCACAGCTGA
- a CDS encoding alanine--glyoxylate aminotransferase family protein — protein sequence MENLKLFIPGPTYVHPDVLAKMATPMMGHRTPEASDLQRNISNKLKQLMFTQNKIVLSTSSGTGLMEGAIRSATKKRAIVFSVGAFGKRWHELAKLNGIEADLHEEISGHPNMPETVDKYLKTGKYDVVTLTHNETSTGLMNPIDAIAEVIRKYPDVVWLVDTVSSLGGAKIEVDRLGIDVCISSSQKALALPPGLSLASVSDKAEERFKSIGHRGYYLDFLTLCEFIDKKDHQYSCTPSLSHMFAMDFQLDRIMKEGIENRFIRHIEMAEYMINWASHFFKLHVMPGFESMTVTTIENTRNINVAELNKELLKENMVISNGYNELKNKTFRIGHMGDLTIDDLIVLTEAMERILKLN from the coding sequence ATGGAGAATTTAAAACTATTCATCCCCGGTCCTACCTACGTTCATCCTGATGTGCTTGCTAAAATGGCAACACCCATGATGGGTCACCGGACTCCGGAAGCGTCTGACTTACAACGGAACATCTCCAATAAACTCAAGCAATTGATGTTTACTCAGAACAAAATTGTATTGAGTACATCTTCAGGGACCGGTTTAATGGAAGGTGCAATTCGTTCAGCAACTAAGAAGCGAGCGATCGTTTTTTCTGTAGGAGCTTTTGGGAAAAGATGGCATGAACTGGCTAAACTGAATGGTATTGAAGCAGATCTTCACGAAGAGATCTCCGGTCATCCGAATATGCCGGAAACAGTTGACAAATATCTGAAGACCGGAAAATACGATGTTGTTACTTTAACACATAATGAAACTTCAACAGGCTTGATGAATCCCATCGATGCTATTGCTGAAGTGATCAGAAAATATCCGGATGTAGTTTGGTTAGTAGATACTGTGAGTTCATTAGGTGGTGCGAAAATTGAGGTTGATCGTTTGGGAATTGATGTTTGTATTTCTTCATCGCAAAAAGCACTGGCACTTCCTCCGGGATTGTCACTGGCATCTGTGTCTGATAAAGCTGAAGAACGATTCAAGAGTATTGGTCACAGAGGTTATTATCTCGATTTTCTGACGCTGTGTGAATTCATCGACAAGAAAGATCATCAGTATTCCTGCACTCCTTCTTTGTCACACATGTTTGCAATGGACTTCCAACTCGATCGCATCATGAAAGAAGGAATTGAGAATCGTTTCATCCGTCATATTGAAATGGCTGAATACATGATCAACTGGGCAAGTCATTTTTTCAAATTGCATGTTATGCCCGGATTTGAATCGATGACCGTGACGACGATAGAGAATACGCGAAACATCAATGTCGCAGAACTCAACAAAGAACTTTTGAAAGAAAACATGGTCATCTCAAATGGCTACAACGAATTAAAAAATAAAACTTTCCGCATCGGTCACATGGGCGATCTTACGATCGATGATCTCATTGTATTGACTGAAGCAATGGAAAGAATCTTAAAATTAAATTGA